The following proteins come from a genomic window of Coffea arabica cultivar ET-39 chromosome 11c, Coffea Arabica ET-39 HiFi, whole genome shotgun sequence:
- the LOC113717165 gene encoding homoserine kinase-like produces the protein MASSSSLCCRFLCQPNTNSSSSNLSPSFTPKPPSASLSFSRCSTRALPSSNSATSLIVDEPDPVFSSVKSFAPATVANLGPGFDFLGCAVDGVGDFVTLRVDSDVRPGHVSISDISGSPGASKLTKNPLFNCAGIAAIAVMKMLRVRSVGLSLSLDKGLPLGSGLGSSAASAAAAAVAVNELFGAPLSVSDLVLAGLESESKVSGYHADNVAPAIMGGFVLIRSYDPLELIQLKFPGNAELFFVLVNPEFEAPTKKMRAALPPEITMSHHIWNSSQAGALVASVLQGDLRGLGKALSSDKIVEPRRAPLIPGMESVKAAALEAGAFGCTISGAGPTAVAVTDNEEKGREIGERMVEVFMKAGDLKAVAMVKRLDRVGARLVHSTP, from the coding sequence AtggcttcttcttcctccctgTGTTGTCGTTTTCTTTGTCAGCCCAACACCAACTCCTCCTCTTCAAATCTCTCTCCTTCCTTCACTCCAAAGCCGCCTTCTGCATCTCTGTCTTTCAGCAGATGTTCGACCAGAGCTCTTCCGTCCTCTAACTCCGCTACCTCTCTCATCGTTGATGAGCCCGACCCTGTTTTCTCCTCCGTCAAATCATTCGCCCCCGCCACCGTCGCTAACCTCGGCCCCGGCTTCGACTTTCTCGGCTGTGCTGTCGACGGCGTTGGTGACTTCGTCACCCTCCGCGTAGACTCCGATGTCCGTCCCGGCCACGTTTCTATTTCCGACATCTCCGGCTCCCCAGGTGCCAGCAAGCTCACCAAAAATCCTCTCTTTAATTGCGCCGGCATCGCTGCCATTGCTGTCATGAAGATGCTCCGTGTTCGCTCTGTTggactctctctctccctcgACAAGGGCTTGCCTCTAGGTAGTGGCCTCGGCTCCAGCGCCGCCAGTGCTGCTGCAGCTGCAGTTGCCGTAAACGAGTTGTTCGGAGCCCCATTATCGGTTTCGGACCTCGTGTTGGCCGGACTGGAATCTGAGTCCAAGGTATCTGGTTACCACGCGGATAATGTGGCCCCGGCGATCATGGGGGGCTTCGTCTTGATTCGCAGCTACGATCCCCTGGAACTCATCCAGCTCAAGTTCCCGGGAAATGCCGAATTGTTTTTTGTGCTGGTGAACCCGGAATTTGAAGCTCCCACGAAGAAGATGAGGGCGGCATTGCCACCAGAGATAACCATGTCTCACCACATCTGGAATTCCAGTCAGGCTGGCGCACTGGTAGCGTCAGTCTTGCAGGGAGACTTGAGGGGTTTAGGGAAGGCTTTGTCATCCGATAAAATAGTGGAGCCGAGGAGGGCACCCCTGATACCGGGAATGGAATCTGTCAAGGCCGCAGCACTTGAGGCAGGAGCATTTGGCTGCACCATCAGTGGAGCTGGTCCCACTGCTGTTGCGGTGACAGATAATGAGGAAAAAGGCAGAGAGATTGGAGAGAGAATGGTGGAAGTATTTATGAAGGCAGGTGATTTGAAGGCTGTGGCAATGGTAAAGAGGCTTGACCGTGTGGGTGCTAGGCTTGTTCACAGCACGCCATGA
- the LOC113716924 gene encoding glutamate receptor 3.2-like isoform X1, giving the protein MSLTWLYPVSILFLAGFSEEIQQSGVINIGSILSFGTINGRVAKIAMTAAVEDVNSDSSVLGGRKLVLSMHDSNYSGFLDIMGALQYMETDTVAIIGPQTSVMAHVIAHFANELHVPLLSFTALDPSITPFQYPYFIQTAPTDLYQIAAIADMISYFGYREVIAIFTDDDKNRNGITILGDILAERRAKISYKATIPPEPAPIRDHVMEELLNIRMMEPRVIVVNTYTKTGFMVFDIAQNLGMVDKGYVWIATNWLSAAMDATQILPDTANSIQGVLTLRLHIPDSKRKRAFASRWNKLSNGSIGLNTYGLYAYDTVWIIANAVKLFLAHGSTISFSNYSSLNVLGGRVLNLSALSIFDGGQMLLSNIVQTNMRGLTGPIEFNPDRSMKRPAYDILNVIGNGFRQIGYWSNYSGLSVDPPETLYSRQANRSSSNQKLYGVLWPGKTEVKPRGWVFPNNGKRLRIGVPNRVSYKDFVSLDNHTGLIHGYCIDVFLAAIKLLPYAVPHEFILFGDGLKNPSYTELVRMITSNVFDAAVGDIAIVANRTKIVDFTQPYIESGLVVVVPVRKLHSSAWAFLRPFTPSMWGVTAAFFLLVGVVVWILEHRVNNEFRGPLKKQLVTLLWFSFSTMFFAQRENTMSTLGRIVLIIWLFVVLIINSSYTASLTSILTVQQLSSSINGIESLITSNDPIGFQVGSFAENYLREELDIAKSRLVPLGSPEAYADALERRIVAAVVDEQPYIDLFLSKYCKFRVVGQPFTRSGWGFAFPRDSPLAIDMSTAILSLSENGELQKIDDKWLNKSMCGPQPQISQSDQLNLESFWGLFLVCGVAFLIALLVYFWLMFCKFKQHCPETSESSRFGSSYSAHFQRFLSFVDQKEEVTSNRLKRKRTGNSTVCQGKET; this is encoded by the exons ATGAGTTTGACCTGGCTTTATCCTGTATCCATTCTCTTTCTTGCCGGATTTTCAGAGGAAATACAACAATCTGGTGTCATCAATATTGGTTCAATCCTTTCGTTTGGGACTATAAATGGGAGAGTAGCAAAAATTGCCATGACTGCTGCTGTTGAAGATGTAAATTCTGACTCTAGTGTTCTTGGCGGTAGAAAACTGGTTCTCTCCATGCATGATTCAAACTACAGTGGATTTCTTGACATCATGGGAG CATTGCAGTACATGGAAACTGATACGGTAGCTATTATTGGTCCACAAACTTCTGTTATGGCTCACGTCATCGCACATTTCGCTAATGAACTCCATGTTCCTCTCTTGTCATTCACGGCATTGGACCCTTCTATAACCCCTTTCCAGTATCCTTATTTTATCCAGACAGCACCTACCGATCTATACCAGATAGCTGCTATAGCGGATATGATTAGTTACTTTGGTTACAGAGAGGTAATTGCCATTTTTACTGATGATGATAAGAACCGAAATGGTATTACCATCTTAGGTGATATACTTGCTGAAAGGCGTGCTAAAATTTCTTATAAAGCAACAATTCCACCTGAGCCAGCACCAATTCGCGATCACGTTATGGAGGAATTGCTTAATATTAGAATGATGGAACCTCGTGTTATTGTTGTCAACACATATACAAAAACAGGTTTTATGGTTTTTGATATAGCCCAGAATCTTGGTATGGTGGACAAGGGTTACGTGTGGATTGCTACTAATTGGCTTTCAGCAGCAATGGATGCTACTCAAATTTTACCAGACACTGCCAACTCAATCCAAGGTGTGCTAACACTTCGTCTTCATATACCAGACTCCAAAAGGAAAAGAGCCTTTGCCTCTCGTTGGAACAAGTTGAGTAATGGCTCCATCGGTTTGAACACTTATGGTCTTTATGCTTATGATACAGTTTGGATAATTGCTAATGCAGTTAAATTATTCCTAGCTCATGGTAGCACCATATCATTCTCAAATTATTCAAGTTTGAATGTTCTTGGTGGAAGGGTTCTGAATCTTAGTGCATTAAGCATTTTTGATGGCGGGCAGATGTTGCTCAGCAACATAGTGCAGACCAATATGAGAGGTCTAACAGGCCCTATTGAGTTTAATCCAGACAGGTCTATGAAGCGTCCTGCCTATGATATCCTCAATGTAATTGGGAATGGATTTAGGCAGATAGGATACTGGTCAAACTATTCAGGACTTTCTGTTGATCCCCCTGAGACTCTTTACTCTAGACAAGCAAACAGATCAAGTTCAAACCAGAAGTTATATGGTGTATTATGGCCAGGAAAAACAGAAGTTAAGCCACGTGGCTGGGTTTTCCCGAACAATGGAAAACGATTAAGAATTGGAGTTCCAAACAGAGTTAGTTACAAAGATTTCGTTTCATTAGATAATCATACTGGACTGATACATGGATATTGTATAGATGTGTTTCTTGCAGCCATAAAGTTACTTCCATATGCAGTACCCCATGAGTTCATTTTGTTTGGAGATGGCCTTAAGAACCCAAGCTATACAGAGCTTGTGAGAATGATAACGTCTAAC GTCTTTGATGCTGCTGTTGGGGACATTGCAATTGTGGCCAACCGCACAAAAATTGTTGACTTCACCCAGCCATACATAGAGTCAGGTTTAGTTGTGGTGGTTCCAGTGAGAAAATTGCATTCTAGTGCTTGGGCCTTTTTGAGGCCATTTACCCCGTCAATGTGGGGGGTCACTGCagcttttttccttcttgttggAGTTGTGGTGTGGATACTGGAGCACAGGGTAAACAATGAATTCCGTGGTCCACTGAAGAAACAGCTGGTGACACTTCTTTG GTTTAGCTTTTCAACTATGTTTTTTGCCCAGA GGGAAAATACAATGAGCACACTTGGGCGGATTGTCCTAATTATTTGGCTTTTTGTGGTTTTGATAATCAATTCGAGCTATACCGCAAGCTTGACATCAATCCTCACAGTGCAGCAGCTAAGCTCATCCATCAATGGAATTGAATCCTTGATAACCAGCAATGATCCTATAGGGTTCCAGGTAGGATCTTTTGCTGAAAATTATTTACGTGAAGAACTTGATATTGCTAAATCTAGGCTTGTTCCTCTCGGCTCACCAGAAGCATATGCTGATGCTCTTGAAAGAAGAATAGTTGCTGCCGTAGTTGATGAACAGCCATATATTGATCTGTTCCTTTCAAAGTACTGCAAGTTCCGAGTTGTTGGTCAACCATTCACAAGAAGTGGCTGGGGATTT GCATTTCCCAGAGACTCTCCCTTAGCCATTGATATGTCAACTGCAATTCTTTCATTGTCGGAGAATGGTGAACTCCAAAAGATTGATGATAAGTGGCTGAATAAAAGTATGTGTGGTCCTCAGCCTCAGATCTCTCAATCAGACCAACTTAACTTGGAGAGCTTTTGGGGTCTTTTCCTCGTATGTGGAGTTGCATTTCTTATCGCTCTGCTTGTATACTTTTGGCTAATGTTCTGCAAGTTCAAGCAACATTGCCCTGAAACATCTGAATCCTCTAGATTTGGTAGTTCATATTCTGCACACTTCCAAAGATTTCTCTCCTTTGTTGATCAGAAGGAAGAGGTCACAAGCAATAGATTGAAAAGAAAGCGGACGGGAAACAGTACTGTTTGCCAAGGGAAAGAAACTTGA
- the LOC113716924 gene encoding glutamate receptor 3.2-like isoform X2: MSLTWLYPVSILFLAGFSEEIQQSGVINIGSILSFGTINGRVAKIAMTAAVEDVNSDSSVLGGRKLVLSMHDSNYSGFLDIMGALQYMETDTVAIIGPQTSVMAHVIAHFANELHVPLLSFTALDPSITPFQYPYFIQTAPTDLYQIAAIADMISYFGYREVIAIFTDDDKNRNGITILGDILAERRAKISYKATIPPEPAPIRDHVMEELLNIRMMEPRVIVVNTYTKTGFMVFDIAQNLGMVDKGYVWIATNWLSAAMDATQILPDTANSIQGVLTLRLHIPDSKRKRAFASRWNKLSNGSIGLNTYGLYAYDTVWIIANAVKLFLAHGSTISFSNYSSLNVLGGRVLNLSALSIFDGGQMLLSNIVQTNMRGLTGPIEFNPDRSMKRPAYDILNVIGNGFRQIGYWSNYSGLSVDPPETLYSRQANRSSSNQKLYGVLWPGKTEVKPRGWVFPNNGKRLRIGVPNRVSYKDFVSLDNHTGLIHGYCIDVFLAAIKLLPYAVPHEFILFGDGLKNPSYTELVRMITSNVFDAAVGDIAIVANRTKIVDFTQPYIESGLVVVVPVRKLHSSAWAFLRPFTPSMWGVTAAFFLLVGVVVWILEHRVNNEFRGPLKKQLVTLLWFSFSTMFFAQRENTMSTLGRIVLIIWLFVVLIINSSYTASLTSILTVQQLSSSINGIESLITSNDPIGFQVGSFAENYLREELDIAKSRLVPLGSPEAYADALERRIVAAVVDEQPYIDLFLSKYCKFRVVGQPFTRSGWGFAFPRDSPLAIDMSTAILSLSENGELQKIDDKWLNKSMCGPQPQISQSDQLNLESFWGLFLKEEVTSNRLKRKRTGNSTVCQGKET, from the exons ATGAGTTTGACCTGGCTTTATCCTGTATCCATTCTCTTTCTTGCCGGATTTTCAGAGGAAATACAACAATCTGGTGTCATCAATATTGGTTCAATCCTTTCGTTTGGGACTATAAATGGGAGAGTAGCAAAAATTGCCATGACTGCTGCTGTTGAAGATGTAAATTCTGACTCTAGTGTTCTTGGCGGTAGAAAACTGGTTCTCTCCATGCATGATTCAAACTACAGTGGATTTCTTGACATCATGGGAG CATTGCAGTACATGGAAACTGATACGGTAGCTATTATTGGTCCACAAACTTCTGTTATGGCTCACGTCATCGCACATTTCGCTAATGAACTCCATGTTCCTCTCTTGTCATTCACGGCATTGGACCCTTCTATAACCCCTTTCCAGTATCCTTATTTTATCCAGACAGCACCTACCGATCTATACCAGATAGCTGCTATAGCGGATATGATTAGTTACTTTGGTTACAGAGAGGTAATTGCCATTTTTACTGATGATGATAAGAACCGAAATGGTATTACCATCTTAGGTGATATACTTGCTGAAAGGCGTGCTAAAATTTCTTATAAAGCAACAATTCCACCTGAGCCAGCACCAATTCGCGATCACGTTATGGAGGAATTGCTTAATATTAGAATGATGGAACCTCGTGTTATTGTTGTCAACACATATACAAAAACAGGTTTTATGGTTTTTGATATAGCCCAGAATCTTGGTATGGTGGACAAGGGTTACGTGTGGATTGCTACTAATTGGCTTTCAGCAGCAATGGATGCTACTCAAATTTTACCAGACACTGCCAACTCAATCCAAGGTGTGCTAACACTTCGTCTTCATATACCAGACTCCAAAAGGAAAAGAGCCTTTGCCTCTCGTTGGAACAAGTTGAGTAATGGCTCCATCGGTTTGAACACTTATGGTCTTTATGCTTATGATACAGTTTGGATAATTGCTAATGCAGTTAAATTATTCCTAGCTCATGGTAGCACCATATCATTCTCAAATTATTCAAGTTTGAATGTTCTTGGTGGAAGGGTTCTGAATCTTAGTGCATTAAGCATTTTTGATGGCGGGCAGATGTTGCTCAGCAACATAGTGCAGACCAATATGAGAGGTCTAACAGGCCCTATTGAGTTTAATCCAGACAGGTCTATGAAGCGTCCTGCCTATGATATCCTCAATGTAATTGGGAATGGATTTAGGCAGATAGGATACTGGTCAAACTATTCAGGACTTTCTGTTGATCCCCCTGAGACTCTTTACTCTAGACAAGCAAACAGATCAAGTTCAAACCAGAAGTTATATGGTGTATTATGGCCAGGAAAAACAGAAGTTAAGCCACGTGGCTGGGTTTTCCCGAACAATGGAAAACGATTAAGAATTGGAGTTCCAAACAGAGTTAGTTACAAAGATTTCGTTTCATTAGATAATCATACTGGACTGATACATGGATATTGTATAGATGTGTTTCTTGCAGCCATAAAGTTACTTCCATATGCAGTACCCCATGAGTTCATTTTGTTTGGAGATGGCCTTAAGAACCCAAGCTATACAGAGCTTGTGAGAATGATAACGTCTAAC GTCTTTGATGCTGCTGTTGGGGACATTGCAATTGTGGCCAACCGCACAAAAATTGTTGACTTCACCCAGCCATACATAGAGTCAGGTTTAGTTGTGGTGGTTCCAGTGAGAAAATTGCATTCTAGTGCTTGGGCCTTTTTGAGGCCATTTACCCCGTCAATGTGGGGGGTCACTGCagcttttttccttcttgttggAGTTGTGGTGTGGATACTGGAGCACAGGGTAAACAATGAATTCCGTGGTCCACTGAAGAAACAGCTGGTGACACTTCTTTG GTTTAGCTTTTCAACTATGTTTTTTGCCCAGA GGGAAAATACAATGAGCACACTTGGGCGGATTGTCCTAATTATTTGGCTTTTTGTGGTTTTGATAATCAATTCGAGCTATACCGCAAGCTTGACATCAATCCTCACAGTGCAGCAGCTAAGCTCATCCATCAATGGAATTGAATCCTTGATAACCAGCAATGATCCTATAGGGTTCCAGGTAGGATCTTTTGCTGAAAATTATTTACGTGAAGAACTTGATATTGCTAAATCTAGGCTTGTTCCTCTCGGCTCACCAGAAGCATATGCTGATGCTCTTGAAAGAAGAATAGTTGCTGCCGTAGTTGATGAACAGCCATATATTGATCTGTTCCTTTCAAAGTACTGCAAGTTCCGAGTTGTTGGTCAACCATTCACAAGAAGTGGCTGGGGATTT GCATTTCCCAGAGACTCTCCCTTAGCCATTGATATGTCAACTGCAATTCTTTCATTGTCGGAGAATGGTGAACTCCAAAAGATTGATGATAAGTGGCTGAATAAAAGTATGTGTGGTCCTCAGCCTCAGATCTCTCAATCAGACCAACTTAACTTGGAGAGCTTTTGGGGTCTTTTCCTC AAGGAAGAGGTCACAAGCAATAGATTGAAAAGAAAGCGGACGGGAAACAGTACTGTTTGCCAAGGGAAAGAAACTTGA